Proteins found in one Pyrus communis chromosome 15, drPyrComm1.1, whole genome shotgun sequence genomic segment:
- the LOC137717936 gene encoding protein HEAT INTOLERANT 4-like — MARGAKRKASQREENKENSTKVDNHKEQSSKAATLSKRVTASHPQSEPEYFEEPRQLEDLWKAAFPVGTEWDHLDKVYQFKWDFSNLEQAFEEGGKLHDLGNNKVYLFSGTEPQQVPYKGDLKIIYIPIVVAVVSPCPPSDKIGIKSVQRETEEIVPMKQMKMDWIPYIPCDKRDSQVVEYSRNSHQIFVLGCTQRRAALKHMKIDRLKKFDYCLPYLMPIKEEELELSTEVDILFPQEPNPPVYCVFDWQFDEVEEFADERIKEEELSADQKDAFMEFVKEKVRQQKKENREKKEARKEAFEKMSTETKAAFENLRYYKFYPVQTPDTPDISCVKAAYINRYYNKAHEVL, encoded by the coding sequence ATGGCGAGAGGAGCTAAGAGGAAGGCCAGCCAGAGggaagaaaacaaggaaaattcGACCAAGGTGGACAACCACAAAGAACAATCGAGCAAGGCTGCCACTCTGTCGAAGCGGGTCACAGCCTCCCACCCCCAATCCGAGCCTGAGTACTTTGAGGAGCCTCGCCAATTGGAAGATCTCTGGAAGGCTGCCTTCCCTGTTGGGACTGAGTGGGATCACTTGGACAAGGTGTACCAATTCAAGTGGGATTTCTCAAATCttgaacaagcatttgaagagGGGGGCAAGCTGCACGATCTTGGGAACAACAAAGTGTATCTCTTCAGTGGTACGGAGCCTCAACAAGTCCCTTATAAGGgtgatttgaaaattatttacATACCCATTGTGGTGGCTGTTGTATCACCTTGCCCGCCTTCTGACAAAATTGGGATTAAGTCGGTTCAGAGAGAGACTGAAGAAATTGTTCCAATGAAACAGATGAAAATGGACTGGATTCCATATATTCCTTGTGACAAGAGAGACAGCCAAGTTGTTGAATATAGTCGAAATTCTCATCAAATATTCGTGTTGGGATGCACTCAGAGAAGGGCTGCTTTGAAACACATGAAGATTGACCGTCTAAAGAAATTTGATTACTGCTTGCCTTATCTAATGCCGATCAAGGAAGAGGAGCTTGAGCTGAGCACTGAGGTCGACATACTTTTTCCACAAGAACCAAATCCACCGGTTTACTGTGTGTTTGATTGGCAGTTTGATGAAGTTGAGGAGTTTGCTGACGAACGGATAAAAGAGGAGGAACTATCTGCAGATCAGAAGGATGCCTTCATGGAGTTTGTCAAGGAGAAAGTGCgtcaacaaaagaaagaaaaccgaGAGAAGAAGGAGGCCCGCAAAGAAGCATTTGAAAAAATGAGTACGGAAACTAAAGCAGCATTTGAGAATTTGAGGTATTACAAGTTCTACCCCGTGCAAACACCTGATACTCCTGACATATCTTGTGTCAAGGCTGCATACATCAACAGGTACTACAACAAGGCTCATGAGGTTCTGTGA
- the LOC137718277 gene encoding abscisic acid 8'-hydroxylase CYP707A1-like gives MDAILTYVFICLCTLLSFVFFMKRDKRGGEAPQKRAQLPPGSLGWPYIGETLQLYSQNPNTFFSSKQKRYGEIFKTHILGCPSIMLASPEAAKFVLVTQAHLFKPTYPESKERLLGPSALFYHQGDYHMRMRKLVQGSLSLDIIRNLVPHIEGLAVSATYSWATGQVIDTFHEMKKLSFEVGIIAIFGNLEAHYKEELKRNYTIVDRGYNSFPTNIPGTLYKKALLARKRLRVILGDIICERREKILLGKDLLGCMLNSKDEKGEVLTDDQITDNILGVLFAAQDTTASVMTWIVKYLHDDPKLLEAVKAEQKVIREANEEGQQPLRWAQTRNMPVSHMVILESLRMATIISFAFREAVVDVEYKGYLIPKGWKVMPLFRNIHHNPEFFADPQKFDLCRFEVAPKPNTFMPFGSGVHACPGNELAKLEMLVMMHHLVTKLKWEVVGSQSEIQYSPFPVPLHGLPAKFWKQFA, from the exons ATGGATGCAATTTTGACCTACGTTTTCATCTGTCTCTGCACCCTTTTGTCATTTGTATTTTTCATGAAAAGGGACAAGAGAGGAGGAGAAGCACCCCAGAAAAGGGCTCAGCTCCCTCCAGGTTCATTAGGTTGGCCTTATATAGGAGAGACCCTTCAGCTCTATTCTCAAAACCCAAATACTTTCTTTTCTTCCAAACAGAAAAG GTACGGAGAGATTTTCAAGACGCATATTCTGGGATGTCCAAGTATCATGCTGGCGAGCCCTGAGGCCGCGAAGTTTGTGTTGGTGACTCAAGCTCACTTGTTCAAGCCCACGTATCCCGAAAGCAAAGAGCGTTTGCTTGGTCCATCTGCACTGTTTTATCACCAAGGAGATTACCATATGCGGATGAGGAAATTAGTTCAAGGATCTCTATCCCTTGATATTATTCGAAATTTGGTGCCTCATATTGAAGGCTTAGCTGTTTCTGCCACATACTCCTGGGCCACTGGCCAAGTCATCGACACCTTCCATGAAATGAAGAAG TTATCTTTCGAGGTTGGTAtaattgcaatttttggcaATTTGGAGGCACATTACAAAGAAGAGCTCAAGAGGAATTACACCATTGTGGACAGAGGCTACAATTCATTCCCCACAAACATTCCGGGCACACTATACAAAAAGGCTTTGttg GCAAGGAAAAGACTAAGAGTAATTTTGGGTGATATTATATGTGAGAGGAGGGAGAAAATATTACTTGGGAAAGATCTTTTGGGTTGCATGTTGAACTCAAAAGATGAAAAGGGTGAAGTCTTAACGGATGACCAAATTACTGACAACATTTTGGGGGTGCTTTTTGCTGCTCAAGACACTACAGCTAGTGTGATGACCTGGATTGTCAAGTACCTCCACGATGACCCCAAACTTTTAGAGGCTGTAAAG GCTGAGCAGAAGGTTATTCGTGAAGCAAATGAAGAAGGCCAGCAACCATTGAGATGGGCACAGACTAGAAACATGCCAGTTAGTCACATG gTTATTTTAGAGAGTTTGAGAATGGCAACCATTATATCTTTTGCTTTTAGAGAGGCTGTGGTTGATGTGGAATACAAAG GGTACTTGATTCCAAAAGGTTGGAAAGTGATGCCTTTGTTCAGGAACATTCATCACAATCCTGAATTTTTTGCCGACCCTCAGAAATTCGATCTCTGTAGATTCGAG GTTGCACCAAAGCCAAATACATTTATGCCATTTGGAAGTGGAGTGCATGCCTGTCCGGGAAACGAGcttgcaaagctggaaatgctgGTTATGATGCACCATTTGGTCACCAAGTTGAAGTGGGAAGTAGTGGGTTCCCAAAGTGAGATTCAATATAGCCCATTTCCTGTGCCTCTGCATGGACTCCCAGCAAAATTTTGGAAACAATTTGCCTGA
- the LOC137717996 gene encoding sterol carrier protein 2-like: MASGAELKSESLLELMKEHLKTDAGKEITKKIGFVYQINIAPKKLGFDEVIFTVDLKKGEVKKGAYEGGKPDATFSFKDEDFVKVALGKMNPQIAFMRGAMKVKGSLSAATKFTPDIFPKPAKM, from the exons ATGGCGAGCGGTGCAGAGCTGAAGTCGGAAAGCTTGCTGGAGCTGATGAAAGAGCACCTGAAAACCGACGCCGGCAAAGAAATCACCAAGAAAATTGGATTCGTGTATCAGATAAACATCGCACCCAAG AAACTTGGATTCGATGAGGTGATTTTTACTGTTGATCTCAAGAAAGGCGAGGTCAAGAAAG GGGCATATGAAGGAGGGAAGCCAGATGCGACTTTCTCGTTCAAGGATGAAGATTTCGTGAAGGTGGCCCTGGGGAAGATGAACCCGCAAATCGCTTTCATGAGGGGGGCAATGAAGGTCAAGGGCAGCCTGAGTGCCGCCACGAAATTCACACCCGACATTTTCCCCAAGCCAGCCAAGATGTGA
- the LOC137718245 gene encoding protein WEAK CHLOROPLAST MOVEMENT UNDER BLUE LIGHT 1-like → MEVVKTAEVMPPTESSSSSNHDQQSAGDAPVNTEKQDKVESNSPLSTTDNPKLGTTQSSSDGGPSLEQNQSLPTDNPASSSSAIENGKLPTAEHASNSKSPEQNQLLPTDTAPSIIMVNQTEKDTHDAPLEDSGPKSVDNASINTSQEQNHPTDTPASASVSTVNKTETDVQGPKNVDSVQPTTRSLPNIKVTRNAVKKTESVYSPKSAKLAYVNNVISSPSTKFASFSARRSVATDSPKSAKNRGLIDTTAPFESVKEAVSKFGGIVDWKAHRIQTVERRKIVEQELEQAQEEIPEYRKQSEAAEKAKVQVLKELDSTKRLVEELKLNLERAQTEEQQAKQDSELAKLRVEEMEQGIADEASVAAKAQLEVAKARHTAAVTELKSVKEELEALHKEYASLVTEKDTAIKKAEEAVSASKEVEKTVEELTIELIAMKESLEAAHAAHLEAEEHRIGAVMAKEQDSLHWEKELKQAEEEIQKLNHQIMSAKDLKSKLDTASALLLDLKSELAAYMESRLKVESDGGLLKDGLQEPEKKTHTDIQVAVASAKKELEEVKLNVEKAITEVNILKAAATSLKLELESEKSALATITQREGMASVAVASLEADLEKTRSEIALVQMKEKEAREKMVELPKELQQAAQEADQAKVLAETAGEELRKAREEAEQVKAGARTVESRLLAAQKEIEAARASEKLALAAIKALQESEQARSTNDTDSPTGVTLSVAEYYELSKRAHDAEEQANTRVAAANSQIEVAKESELKSLEKLEEVNREMAARKEALKVAMEKAEKAKEGKLGVEQELRKWRAEHEQRRKLGEPAQAAVTPTKSPRASFEARKESKNFDRAADSEAPEQYSSSPKYGLGSPIEASPSPTEVKQGKKKKKSFFPRIFMFLARRRAHQNKANNS, encoded by the exons ATGGAGGTTGTGAAAACTGCAGAAGTAATGCCTCCCACAGAATCTTCTTCGTCCTCCAACCATGATCAACAATCCGCTGGGGATGCACCTGTGAATACAGAAAAGCAGGACAAAGTTGAAAGTAACAGTCCTTTGTCAACGACGGACAACCCTAAATTAGGAACTACACAAAGTTCTTCTGACGGAGGCCCCTCTCTTGaacaaaatcaatcacttccaaCAGATAATCCGGCTTCTAGCTCATCAGCAATAGAGAATGGTAAATTACCAACTGCAGAACATGCTTCAAATAGCAAATCTCCAGAACAAAATCAACTTCTTCCAACAGATACTGCACCCTCAATCATTATGGTCAATCAAACAGAGAAGGATACTCACGATGCTCCGTTGGAAGATTCGGGTCCCAAAAGTGTCGATAATGCTTCAATTAACACATCTCAGGAACAAAATCATCCAACAGATACTCCAGCCTCAGCCTCTGTAAGTACAGTCAATAAAACAGAGACAGATGTTCAGGGTCCTAAAAATGTGGACAGTGTGCAACCCACAACACGTTCTCTTCCCAATATAAAGGTTACCAGAAATGCTGTTAAAAAAACTGAATCCGTTTATTCTCCTAAGAGTGCTAAGCTGGCATATGTGAACAATGTAATCTCATCACCCAGTACAAAGTTTGCTAGCTTCTCTGCGAGAAGATCGGTAGCCACTGATTCCCCTAAGAGTGCTAAGAACAGAGGTCTTATTGATACAACTGCTCCGTTTGAATCAGTTAAAGAAGCTGTTTCCAAATTTGGAGGAATTGTTGATTGGAAAGCCCATAGAATCCAAACTGTGGAG AGACGAAAAATTGTGGAGCAAGAACTTGAGCAAGCACAGGAGGAGATTCCTGAGTATAGGAAACAATCTGAGGCTGCCGAAAAAGCAAAGGTTCAAGTATTGAAGGAGCTAGACAGCACTAAGAGACTCGTAGAAGAATTGAAACTCAACCTGGAGAGAGCACAAACTGAAGAACAACAGGCAAAACAAGACTCCGAACTTGCCAAACTAAGGGTGGAAGAAATGGAGCAAGGTATTGCGGATGAGGCTAGTGTTGCAGCCAAGGCACAGCTTGAGGTCGCCAAGGCGAGGCATACAGCTGCAGTGACAGAGCTGAAATCGGTTAAAGAGGAGCTGGAAGCGCTGCACAAGGAATATGCTTCTTTAGTGACAGAGAAAGATACAGCTATTAAAAAAGCTGAAGAGGCCGTCTCTGCATCCAAGGAAGTGGAGAAAACAGTGGAAGAACTGACTATTGAGCTGATTGCCATGAAGGAGTCATTAGAGGCTGCGCATGCCGCTCATTTGGAAGCGGAGGAACATAGGATCGGAGCAGTCATGGCCAAGGAACAAGATTCGCTTCATTGGGAGAAAGAGTTAAAGCAGGCAGAAGAGGAGATTCAGAAACTTAACCACCAAATTATGTCGGCGAAGGATCTCAAGTCAAAACTAGACACAGCCTCGGCCTTGCTACTTGATTTGAAATCTGAATTAGCTGCATATATGGAATCAAGGTTAAAGGTGGAAAGTGATGGCGGACTCTTGAAAGATGGGCTACAGGAACCAGAGAAGAAAACTCATACTGATATACAAGTTGCAGTTGCTTCTGCAAAGAAGGAGCTGGAGGAAGTGAAGCTCAACGTAGAGAAAGCAATTACTGAAGTAAATATCTTAAAGGCGGCTGCCACATCATTAAAATTGGAACTTGAAAGTGAGAAATCAGCTCTCGCCACCATTACGCAGAGAGAAGGAATGGCATCAGTGGCCGTTGCATCTCTTGAAGCTGACCTGGAGAAGACTAGGTCAGAAATAGCTCTAGTTCagatgaaggagaaagaagccAGAGAGAAGATGGTGGAGCTACCCAAAGAATTACAGCAAGCAGCACAAGAGGCTGACCAGGCAAAGGTACTTGCTGAAACGGCTGGTGAAGAGCTGCGCAAGGCAAGGGAAGAAGCAGAGCAAGTAAAGGCTGGAGCACGTACTGTGGAAAGTAGATTACTTGCAGCACAAAAGGAAATAGAGGCCGCTAGGGCCTCCGAGAAGTTGGCGTTAGCGGCAATTAAAGCTTTGCAAGAAAGTGAACAAGCTAGAAGCACCAACGATACTGATTCACCAACTGGGGTAACACTTTCTGTAGCGGAGTATTATGAGCTCAGCAAACGGGCCCATGATGCAGAAGAACAGGCGAACACGAGAGTTGCAGCTGCAAATTCCCAAATTGAGGTGGCCAAGGAGTCTGAGCTCAAAAGCTTGGAAAAGTTGGAAGAAGTGAATCGGGAAATGGCTGCAAGAAAAGAAGCACTCAAGGTTGCAATGGAAAAGGCTGAGAAGGCCAAGGAAGGCAAGTTGGGTGTTGAGCAGGAGCTGAGAAAGTGGAGGGCCGAACATGAGCAACGGCGAAAGCTTGGTGAACCTGCTCAGGCAGCAGTAACTCCCACTAAAAGCCCGAGGGCTAGTTTTGAGGCTAGGAAAGAATCTAAGAACTTTGACCGGGCAGCTGATTCTGAAGCACCTGAGCAATATTCATCAAGCCCCAAGTATGGACTTGGAAGCCCCATCGAAGCCAGTCCATCACCCACAGAAGTAAAGcagggaaagaagaaaaagaagtcaTTCTTTCCACGGATTTTTATGTTCTTGGCCAGAAGAAGGGCGCATCAAAACAAGGCAAACAACTCTTGA
- the LOC137717693 gene encoding protein CYPRO4-like gives MGGAHSREHLELSDSDEEESDEQESYEDVEETEADHRQRSAERRPKTPSSAELDNVDAKLKALSLKYGSSSKNPNLKNPVKLYLHIGGNTPKAKWVTSEKLTSYNFIKTSRMEVDNDEEVEEEEEFDEEGCWVLRVGAKVRAKVSAEMQLLTFADQRRVDFFARGVWAMKFFGDEEYRAFVIKYNDCLFENTYGYEATEENRVKVYGKDFVGWAKPEMADDSVWEDAEDSLLKSPGSATPVRANQNLREEFEEAHDGGIQSLALGALDNSFLVGNSGIQVVKNFSHGVHGKGVYVNFDDGSYGGGSNLARSTPRKALLMKAETNMLLMSPMNEGKPHTTGLHQLDIETGKVVTEWKFEKDGADITMRDITNDSKGAQLDPSGSTFLGLDDNRLCRWDMRDRKGMVQDLAASSGPVLNWNQGHQFSRGTNFQCFASTGDGSIAVGSLDGKIRLYSINSMRQAKTAFPGLGSPITHVDVTFDGKWILGTTDTYLILICTIFTDKDGKTKTGFSGRMGNRISAPRLLKLTPLDSHLAGTNNKFRNAQFSWVTENGKQERHLVATVGKFSVVWNFQQVKDGSHECYRNQQGLKSCYCYKIVPKDDSIVDSRFMHDKFAVTDSPEAPLVIATPLKVSSFSISSSSRQLYSEM, from the exons ATGGGCGGAGCTCACAGCCGCGAACACCTCGAGCTCTCCGACTCCGACGAGGAAGAGAGCGATGAGCAGGAGAGCTATGAGGATGTGGAGGAAACTGAAGCCGACCACCGCCAGAGATCCGCCGAGCGGAGACCCAAAACGCCGTCGTCGGCGGAGTTAGACAATGTGGACGCCAAGCTCAAGGCTTTGAGTCTCAAATACGGGTCTTCTTCCAAGAACCCGAATCTGAAGAATCCGGTAAAGCTCTACCTTCACATTGGTGGGAACACCCCCAAGGCGAAATGGGTAACTTCCGAAAAACTCACTTCTTACAATTTTATTAAGACATCTCGAATGGAGGTTGATAATGACGAGGAggtagaggaagaagaggaatttGATGAGGAGGGTTGTTGGGTTTTGAGGGTTGGGGCTAAAGTTAGGGCTAAGGTATCGGCCGAGATGCAATTACTCACTTTCGCCGATCAGCGACGTGTCGATTTCTTTGCCAGAGGTGTGTGGGCAATGAAGTTTTTCGGTGATGAGGAGTATAGGGCTTTTGTGATTAAGTACAATGACTGTTTGTTTGAGAACACTTATGGGTATGAGGCCACTGAGGAGAACAGGGTGAAGGTTTACGGGAAAGATTTTGTTGGGTGGGCGAAGCCCGAAATGGCAGATGATTCGGTGTGGGAAGATGCGGAGGATAGTTTGTTGAAGAGCCCTGGCTCGGCAACACCAGTGAGGGCAAATCAGAATTTGAGAGAGGAGTTTGAGGAGGCCCACGATGGCGGTATACAGAGCTTGGCATTGGGTGCATTGGACAATAGTTTCTTGGTGGGGAACTCTGGCATTCAGGTAGTTAAGAATTTCTCTCATGGAGTACATGGTAAAGGTGTTTATGTGAATTTTGATGATGGGAGCTATGGAGGGGGTTCAAATTTGGCACGGTCAACGCCTAGGAAGGCTCTGCTGATGAAGGCCGAGACTAACATGCTCCTTATGAGTCCGATGAATGAGGGGAAGCCTCACACCACAGGGCTCCATCAGCTTGATATTGAAACCGGGAAGGTTGTTACTGAGTGGAAGTTTGAGAAAGATGGGGCTGACATTACAATGAGGGATATCACAAATGACAGTAAGGGAGCGCAGTTGGACCCCTCAGGATCAACATTCTTGGGTCTGGATGACAACAGGCTTTGCCGGTGGGATATGCGTGATAGGAAAGGAATGGTTCAGGACCTTGCGGCTTCTAGTGGACCTGTTCTCAATTGGAACCAAGGGCATCAGTTCTCAAGAGGGACGAACTTTCAGTGCTTTGCTAGCACTGGAGATGGCTCAATTGCTGTTGGGTCGCTTGATGGGAAGATCAGGTTGTATTCGATCAATTCGATGAGGCAGGCGAAAACTGCTTTTCCAGGCCTTGGTTCACCTATCACTCATGTGGATGTTACTTTTGATGGGAAGTGGATTTTGGGCACAACCGACACTTATCTAATCCTCATCTGCACAATCTTTACTGATAAGGATGGCAAGACAAAGACTGGTTTTAGTGGGCGTATGGGAAATAGAATTTCAGCTCCAAGACTGCTGAAGCTGACTCCCCTGGATTCACATCTGGCGGGCACAAATAACAAGTTTCGTAACGCTCAGTTTTCGTGG GTCACAGAGAATGGGAAGCAGGAGCGTCATCTGGTTGCTACTGTGGGCAAATTTAGTGTGGTTTGGAACTTTCAACAGGTGAAGGATGGCTCGCATGAGTGCTACCGCAATCAGCAGGGCTTGAAGAGCTGCTACTGCTACAAGATAGTCCCTAAGGACGACTCCATTGTCGACAGTCGCTTCATGCATGACAAATTTGCAGTTACCGACTCACCTGAGGCCCCACTTGTGATTGCAACCCCTCTCAAAGTCAGCTCCTTCAGCATATCCAGTAGTAGTAGACAATTGTACTCGGAGATGTGA
- the LOC137718644 gene encoding thioredoxin-like 4, chloroplastic produces MMHRQSILYGKAKASFNFVTKPNTKLGSTSPSQVKSRLLRARNPSTTIKTTALEVSGFRGAFGHLKARVATGNLGELSEEDDDDVCPVECVREFRTDAEFSKILERARESGALVVVDFYRTSCGSCKYIEQGFAKLCKGAGDGEAAVIFLKHNVIDEYDEQSEVADRLRIKTVPLFHFYKDGVLLEAFPTRDKERITAAISKYTTPASQEV; encoded by the exons ATGATGCACAGGCAGAGCATTCTTTACGGCAAGGCCAAAGCCTCATTCAACTTTGTCACAAAACCAAACACAAAACTCGGTTCAACGAGTCCCTCCCAAGTTAAATCACGTCTTCTGAGAGCCAGAAATCCATCAACCACCATCAAAACTACGGCGCTGGAAGTTTCGGGATTCCGCGGCGCATTCGGGCACTTAAAGGCCCGAGTGGCGACGGGAAACCTAGGAGAATTGTCCGAAGAGGACGACGACGACGTGTGTCCCGTTGAATGTGTTAGAGAGTTTAGGACTGACGCGGAGTTCAGCAAAATTCTTGAAAGGGCTAGAGAAAGTGGTGCTCTAGTTGTCGTGGATTTTTATCGGACTTCGTGTGGGAGCTGCAAGTACATAGAGCAAGGGTTTGCAAAGTTGTGCAAGGGAGCTGGCGATGGAGAAGCTGCTGTTATCTTCTTAAAGCATAAT GTAATTGATGAGTACGATGAACAATCCGAGGTTGCTGATCGACTTAGAATTAAG ACGGTGCCCCTCTTCCACTTCTATAAAGACGGAGTCCTCTTGGAAGCATTCCCTACCAGAGACAAAGAGAGGATCACTGCGGCCATTAGTAAATACACAACTCCAGCTTCTCAAGAAGTTTGA